One region of Oncorhynchus tshawytscha isolate Ot180627B unplaced genomic scaffold, Otsh_v2.0 Un_scaffold_88_pilon_pilon, whole genome shotgun sequence genomic DNA includes:
- the LOC121845372 gene encoding uncharacterized protein LOC121845372 isoform X1, with amino-acid sequence MINMVGAKDNEEYMVTAAWALQLCLYANISLDTTVMSLRQYQLGHYSYVSSTPISAWTLQLCLLYANISLDTTVMSPLRQYQLGHYSYVSSTPISAWTLQLCLLYANISLDTTVMSPLRQYQLGHYSYVSSTPISACLLYANISLDTTVMSPLRQYQLGHYSYVSSTPISAWTLQLCLLYANISLDTTVMSPLRQYELGHYSYVSSTPISAWTLQLCLLYANISLDTTVMSPLRQYQLGHYSYVSSTPISAWTLQLCLLYANISLDTTVMSPLRQYQLGHYSYVSSTPISAWTLQLCLLYANISLGTTVMSPLRNISLGATVMSPLTPISAWALQLCLL; translated from the exons ATGATAAACATGGTAGGAGCTAAAGACAATGAAGAATACATGGTGACAGCAGCTTGGGCACTACAG TTATGTCTCTACGCCAATATCAGCTTGGACACTACAGTTATGTCTCTACGCCAATATCAGCTTGGACACTACAGTTATGTCTCCTCTACGCCAATATCAGCTTGGACACTACAGTTATGTCTCCTCTACGCCAATATCAGCTTGGACACTACAGTTATGTCTCCTCTACGCCAATATCAGCTTGGACACTACAGTTATGTCTCCTCTACGCCAATATCAGCTTGGACACTACAGTTATGTCTCCTCTACGCCAATATCAGCTTGGACACTACAGTTATGTCTCCTCTACGCCAATATCAGCTTGGACACTACAGTTATGTCTCCTCTACGCCAATATCAGCTTGTCTCCTCTACGCCAATATCAGCTTGGACACTACAGTTATGTCTCCTCTACGCCAATATCAGCTTGGACACTACAGTTATGTCTCCTCTACGCCAATATCAGCTTGGACACTACAGTTATGTCTCCTCTACGCCAATATCAGCTTGGACACTACAGTTATGTCTCCTCTACGCCAATATGAGCTTGGACACTACAGTTATGTCTCCTCTACGCCAATATCAGCTTGGACACTACAGTTATGTCTCCTCTACGCCAATATCAGCTTGGACACTACAGTTATGTCTCCTCTACGCCAATATCAGCTTGGACACTACAGTTATGTCTCCTCTACGCCAATATCAGCTTGGACACTACAGTTATGTCTCCTCTACGCCAATATCAGCTTGGACACTACAGTTATGTCTCCTCTACGCCAATATCAGCTTGGACACTACAGTTATGTCTCCTCTACGCCAATATCAGCTTGGACACTACAGTTATGTCTCCTCTACGCCAATATCAGCTTGGGCACTACAGTTATGTCTCCTCTACGCAATATCAGCTTGGGCGCTACAGTTATGTCTCCTCTAACGCCAATATCAGCTTGGGCGCTACAGTTATGTCTCCTCTAA
- the LOC121845372 gene encoding uncharacterized protein LOC121845372 isoform X2: MSLCQYQLGHYSYVSTPISAWTLQLCLYANISLDTTVMSPLRQYQLGHYSYVSSTPISAWTLQLCLLYANISLDTTVMSPLRQYQLGHYSYVSSTPISAWTLQLCLLYANISLDTTVMSPLRQYQLGHYSYVSSTPISAWTLQLCLLYANISLDTTVMSPLRQYELGHYSYVSSTPISAWTLQLCLLYANISLDTTVMSPLRQYQLGHYSYVSSTPISAWTLQLCLLYANISLDTTVMSPLRQYQLGHYSYVSSTPISAWTLQLCLLYANISLGTTVMSPLRNISLGATVMSPLTPISAWALQLCLL; encoded by the exons ATGTCTCTATGCCAATATCAGCTTGGACACTACAGTTATGTCTCTACGCCAATATCAGCTTGGACACTACAGTTATGTCTCTACGCCAATATCAGCTTGGACACTACAGTTATGTCTCCTCTACGCCAATATCAGCTTGGACACTACAGTTATGTCTCCTCTACGCCAATATCAGCTTGGACACTACAGTTATGTCTCCTCTACGCCAATATCAGCTTGGACACTACAGTTATGTCTCCTCTACGCCAATATCAGCTTGGACACTACAGTTATGTCTCCTCTACGCCAATATCAGCTTGGACACTACAGTTATGTCTCCTCTACGCCAATATCAGCTTGGACACTACAG TTATGTCTCCTCTACGCCAATATCAGCTTGGACACTACAGTTATGTCTCCTCTACGCCAATATCAGCTTGGACACTACAGTTATGTCTCCTCTACGCCAATATCAGCTTGGACACTACAGTTATGTCTCCTCTACGCCAATATGAGCTTGGACACTACAGTTATGTCTCCTCTACGCCAATATCAGCTTGGACACTACAGTTATGTCTCCTCTACGCCAATATCAGCTTGGACACTACAGTTATGTCTCCTCTACGCCAATATCAGCTTGGACACTACAGTTATGTCTCCTCTACGCCAATATCAGCTTGGACACTACAGTTATGTCTCCTCTACGCCAATATCAGCTTGGACACTACAGTTATGTCTCCTCTACGCCAATATCAGCTTGGACACTACAGTTATGTCTCCTCTACGCCAATATCAGCTTGGACACTACAGTTATGTCTCCTCTACGCCAATATCAGCTTGGGCACTACAGTTATGTCTCCTCTACGCAATATCAGCTTGGGCGCTACAGTTATGTCTCCTCTAACGCCAATATCAGCTTGGGCGCTACAGTTATGTCTCCTCTAA